In one Rhodococcus sp. B50 genomic region, the following are encoded:
- a CDS encoding crotonase/enoyl-CoA hydratase family protein, producing MSVVLTEFADGVAVFTLNRPEAKNAVNLEVAEALAAAVDEFEARPDLTIGILTGAGGTFCAGMDLKAFARGEKPSIPGRGFGGITEAPPSKPLIAAVEGWALAGGCELALTADLIVASRDAKFGIPEVKRGLAAAAGGLLRLPKILPYPLAMELAITGDPLTAEVAHHHGLVNRVTEPGEALTVAKELAARVAANGPLAVKATKQVVAMAANYTDPDAFVAQRKFIDPVFASSDAQEGARAFAEKRAPVWKGE from the coding sequence ATGAGCGTTGTCCTCACCGAATTCGCCGACGGCGTCGCGGTGTTCACCCTCAACCGCCCCGAGGCCAAGAACGCCGTGAACCTCGAAGTGGCGGAGGCGCTGGCCGCGGCCGTCGACGAATTCGAGGCACGCCCCGACCTGACCATCGGCATCCTCACCGGTGCCGGCGGAACGTTCTGTGCCGGAATGGACCTGAAGGCGTTCGCGCGCGGCGAGAAGCCGTCGATCCCCGGTCGCGGCTTCGGCGGCATCACCGAGGCACCGCCGAGCAAGCCGCTCATCGCCGCGGTCGAAGGTTGGGCCCTGGCCGGCGGGTGCGAACTCGCCCTCACCGCCGACCTGATCGTCGCGTCGCGCGACGCGAAATTCGGTATCCCCGAGGTCAAGCGCGGACTCGCCGCGGCGGCCGGGGGTCTGCTGCGCCTGCCGAAGATCCTGCCCTATCCCCTCGCGATGGAGCTGGCCATCACCGGTGATCCACTCACCGCCGAAGTCGCCCATCACCACGGTCTGGTCAACCGCGTCACCGAACCCGGCGAAGCCCTCACCGTGGCAAAGGAACTCGCCGCTCGCGTCGCAGCGAACGGCCCCCTCGCAGTGAAGGCGACCAAGCAGGTCGTCGCGATGGCCGCCAACTACACCGACCCCGACGCCTTCGTCGCCCAGCGCAAGTTCATCGACCCGGTGTTCGCATCGTCCG
- a CDS encoding MBL fold metallo-hydrolase, which produces MIVTEDLGTVQREAWAAGVLPPVEEVRPGLWSIPVPMPKNPLRYVLSYALALDDGLALIDLGMDTEESWDTLVAGVAATGHHITEVRYAAITHLHPDHFGLAPRLKETTGAVIAMHAADAAALGHFTPEDVAADKEAWRVDLTGLGAPPEVVEAARFELVHFPPGESADIVLAQGDRLDLPGWNIEAVWTPGHTPGHLAFVDRDRDLLFSGDHMLPRISPNISSGPGELGDPLHRYLLSLHATTALPDCEVLPAHEYRFRGITERARQLMDHHEVRLDEIREAVAARPESTAWEITTRVTWSRPIDVMNPRLQRLAVRETQAHLIVLADRGDIRSDGGTPARWTLSAPTHTKEN; this is translated from the coding sequence ATGATCGTCACCGAGGACCTCGGTACCGTCCAGCGTGAAGCGTGGGCGGCCGGCGTACTGCCACCGGTCGAAGAGGTGCGGCCCGGACTGTGGTCGATCCCGGTTCCGATGCCGAAGAACCCGCTGCGGTACGTGCTGTCCTATGCGCTCGCCCTCGACGACGGCCTCGCCCTGATCGACCTCGGTATGGACACCGAGGAGTCGTGGGACACCCTCGTGGCCGGTGTCGCCGCGACCGGCCATCACATCACCGAGGTGCGCTACGCGGCAATCACTCACCTGCATCCCGACCATTTCGGTCTGGCACCCCGGTTGAAGGAAACGACCGGCGCTGTCATCGCGATGCACGCCGCCGACGCCGCCGCCCTCGGACACTTCACCCCGGAGGACGTCGCCGCCGACAAGGAAGCATGGCGCGTGGACCTCACCGGCCTGGGTGCTCCGCCCGAGGTCGTCGAGGCGGCCCGCTTCGAACTCGTGCACTTCCCTCCCGGCGAGAGCGCCGATATCGTTCTCGCCCAAGGTGATCGGCTGGACCTTCCCGGCTGGAACATCGAAGCGGTGTGGACCCCCGGCCACACGCCCGGCCACCTCGCGTTCGTCGACCGCGACCGCGACCTGCTGTTCAGCGGTGACCACATGCTTCCGCGCATCAGTCCCAACATCTCCTCGGGCCCCGGCGAACTGGGCGACCCCCTGCACCGGTACCTGCTGTCGCTGCACGCGACGACGGCACTGCCCGACTGCGAGGTGCTGCCCGCCCACGAGTACCGGTTCCGCGGAATCACCGAGCGCGCACGTCAGCTCATGGATCATCACGAGGTCCGGCTCGACGAGATCCGCGAGGCCGTCGCGGCCCGGCCCGAATCGACCGCATGGGAGATCACGACCCGCGTCACGTGGTCGCGCCCCATCGACGTGATGAACCCGCGGCTGCAGCGACTCGCCGTCCGCGAAACCCAGGCCCATCTCATCGTTCTCGCCGACCGAGGCGACATCCGTTCCGACGGTGGAACTCCCGCCCGCTGGACCCTCTCCGCCCCGACCCATACGAAGGAAAACTGA
- a CDS encoding long-chain-fatty-acid--CoA ligase produces the protein MSELHLPNRIRQLAVEHPDRAAVSSGSTTLTYSEFDALTSRVASALTTVPVTSGRIGALLRMGLPGAASFVGCAKAGLVFTPLNWRLNPGEIADIADDAQLDVLIVEEEFAASARAAAEVLPGTQIVVVGDASTVPGARSWDDFLASGDGIDPGFGDDPRTELLQLYTSGTTGRPKGVVATHHNLFNEPQNFALYEFTEDSVSLDALPLFHIAGAGWMSTSLSAGLHLVLLGEMRPNLVAAAISEHGITHAFLVPSVINMLVEMPDLSDYDLSSLRVVAYGASPITPTQLARAMDTLDCRFVQRYGMTETMGALTALRAEDHDPHGPRSYLLRSAGTGLPGIEVQIRDLATGEPLPRGETGEIVSRSRNNTPGYWRREAENAALFTEDGFLRTGDAGHIDEDGYLFVTDRVKDMIISGGENVYPIEVESVISEHPSVAEVAVVGVPDDRWGEAVTAVVRVAPGAETPTEAELLEFTVERLASYKKPRHIHFVDELPRNASGKILKRTLRDEFAPAREGTTS, from the coding sequence GTGAGCGAGTTGCACCTTCCCAACCGAATTCGGCAGCTGGCAGTCGAGCATCCGGATCGTGCGGCGGTCAGCTCCGGCAGCACGACACTCACCTACTCCGAGTTCGACGCCCTCACCAGCCGGGTCGCCTCGGCACTCACGACGGTTCCGGTCACGTCCGGGCGCATCGGCGCGCTCCTGCGCATGGGCCTTCCCGGCGCGGCCTCGTTCGTCGGCTGCGCCAAGGCCGGACTGGTGTTCACCCCCCTCAACTGGCGCCTGAACCCGGGCGAGATCGCCGACATCGCCGACGACGCGCAGCTCGACGTGTTGATCGTCGAGGAGGAGTTCGCCGCCTCCGCGCGCGCCGCCGCCGAGGTCCTGCCCGGTACGCAGATCGTCGTGGTCGGTGACGCGAGCACGGTTCCCGGCGCACGGTCGTGGGACGACTTCCTCGCCTCCGGCGACGGCATCGATCCCGGCTTCGGCGACGACCCGCGGACCGAATTGCTGCAGCTCTACACCTCGGGTACCACCGGACGTCCCAAAGGTGTTGTGGCGACGCATCACAACCTGTTCAATGAGCCGCAGAACTTCGCGCTGTACGAATTCACCGAGGACTCGGTGTCGCTCGACGCACTGCCCCTGTTCCACATCGCCGGCGCTGGGTGGATGAGCACGTCGCTCTCCGCCGGCCTGCACCTGGTGCTGCTCGGTGAGATGCGCCCGAATCTGGTGGCGGCCGCCATCTCCGAGCACGGCATCACCCATGCCTTCCTCGTGCCGTCGGTGATCAACATGCTCGTCGAGATGCCCGACCTGTCGGACTACGACCTGTCGAGCCTGCGCGTCGTCGCCTACGGCGCCTCCCCCATCACGCCCACGCAACTCGCCCGCGCCATGGACACCCTCGACTGCCGCTTCGTGCAGCGCTACGGCATGACCGAGACGATGGGCGCCCTCACAGCGCTGCGTGCCGAGGACCACGACCCGCACGGTCCGCGCTCCTACCTCCTACGTTCGGCCGGCACCGGACTGCCGGGGATCGAGGTCCAGATCCGTGACCTCGCCACCGGTGAACCGCTCCCCCGCGGCGAAACCGGTGAGATCGTGAGCCGGTCGCGCAACAACACACCGGGTTACTGGCGACGCGAGGCCGAGAACGCCGCCCTGTTCACCGAGGACGGTTTTCTGCGCACCGGCGATGCCGGGCACATCGACGAGGACGGTTACCTGTTCGTCACCGACCGCGTGAAGGACATGATCATCTCCGGGGGTGAGAACGTCTACCCGATCGAGGTCGAATCGGTCATCTCCGAACATCCTTCCGTCGCCGAGGTCGCAGTGGTGGGAGTTCCGGACGACCGGTGGGGTGAAGCCGTGACCGCCGTCGTGCGGGTCGCGCCCGGAGCCGAGACACCGACCGAGGCCGAACTCCTCGAGTTCACCGTCGAACGTCTGGCTTCGTACAAGAAGCCCCGGCACATCCACTTCGTCGACGAGTTGCCTCGCAACGCCAGCGGCAAGATCCTCAAGCGCACACTGCGCGACGAGTTCGCTCCTGCACGGGAAGGAACGACGTCATGA
- a CDS encoding putative quinol monooxygenase — protein sequence MIFIVVRFKVKPEYQDNWLETTAEFTEATRSEPGNLWFDWSRSVDDPSEFVLVEAFRDGDAGAEHVKSDHFRKGLDAMRPALSETPRILNTEIPGTEWSRMGELEIG from the coding sequence ATGATCTTCATCGTGGTCCGTTTCAAGGTGAAGCCCGAGTACCAGGACAACTGGCTCGAGACCACCGCGGAGTTCACCGAGGCGACCCGCAGCGAACCCGGGAACCTGTGGTTCGACTGGTCCCGCAGCGTGGACGATCCGTCCGAATTCGTTCTGGTCGAGGCCTTCCGCGATGGGGATGCGGGTGCCGAGCACGTGAAGTCCGATCACTTCCGCAAGGGACTCGATGCGATGCGCCCGGCGCTGAGCGAGACCCCGCGCATCCTCAACACGGAGATTCCCGGCACCGAGTGGTCGCGGATGGGGGAGCTCGAGATCGGCTGA
- the groL gene encoding chaperonin GroEL (60 kDa chaperone family; promotes refolding of misfolded polypeptides especially under stressful conditions; forms two stacked rings of heptamers to form a barrel-shaped 14mer; ends can be capped by GroES; misfolded proteins enter the barrel where they are refolded when GroES binds): MAKDLRFEQEARTLLEYGVNALADAVKVTLGPKGRNAVLEKLTGPPTITNDGVTIAREIQLRDPFANMGAQLVKEVAMKTNGTVGDGTTTATVLAQAMVREGLRAVEAGANPMRVRRGIERTVPVVVDAVRAHAVQIRDRHDLARIATLAASDDDAIGEVIADAVAHVGRSGIVTTEESDTLGMSVDVVDGIEFDHGYISGYMVTDPERMESVHENPLVLLTNKKISQVQDIMPSIEAAKRADRPLVVLAEDVDGPALHLLVGGNMHKTMQSVVVRAPGFGHRRVAELEDLAVALGGHVVAKDTGIELSEVTREHLGSCDRITVTENDTTIVGGHGDPKLVEARISQLETQLHRARIDADQDALQLRLARLTGSVAVIKVGGATSVELKERMLRVEDALAATRAALEEGVVAGGGTALGQAHRALADLDLPGDEAVGRDVVRRALAEPMRRIAINAGFDGDQVAEVVEGLPLGHGFNALTGEYGDMFDEGVIDPFKVTRAAFESAASIAALLITTETAVVEEVMGHPGAIHAPGFGDLAEGMIRPSNIY, encoded by the coding sequence ATGGCCAAGGATCTGCGGTTCGAACAGGAAGCCCGGACACTGCTCGAATACGGCGTCAATGCTCTCGCCGACGCGGTGAAGGTGACGCTCGGCCCCAAGGGCCGCAATGCCGTACTCGAGAAGCTGACCGGTCCTCCGACCATCACGAACGACGGTGTCACGATCGCCCGGGAGATCCAGTTACGCGACCCGTTCGCCAACATGGGGGCGCAACTGGTCAAGGAAGTCGCCATGAAGACCAACGGGACGGTCGGCGACGGCACCACCACCGCCACCGTGCTCGCGCAGGCCATGGTCCGCGAGGGGCTCCGGGCGGTCGAGGCGGGGGCCAATCCGATGCGGGTGCGTCGCGGTATCGAACGCACGGTCCCCGTCGTCGTCGATGCCGTTCGTGCGCACGCCGTGCAGATCCGCGACCGCCACGACCTCGCCCGCATCGCGACCCTCGCGGCCAGCGACGACGACGCGATCGGCGAGGTCATCGCCGACGCCGTCGCCCATGTGGGACGCTCCGGCATCGTCACCACCGAGGAATCCGACACGCTCGGCATGTCCGTCGACGTCGTCGACGGCATCGAGTTCGACCACGGGTACATCTCCGGCTATATGGTCACCGATCCCGAGCGGATGGAATCGGTCCACGAGAACCCGCTGGTGTTGCTCACCAACAAGAAGATCAGCCAGGTGCAGGACATCATGCCCAGCATCGAGGCAGCCAAACGCGCAGACCGGCCGCTGGTGGTGCTGGCGGAGGACGTCGACGGGCCGGCCCTGCATCTGCTCGTCGGCGGCAACATGCACAAGACGATGCAGTCGGTCGTCGTGCGCGCACCCGGATTCGGTCACCGGCGGGTCGCGGAGCTCGAGGATCTCGCGGTGGCGCTCGGCGGTCATGTCGTTGCCAAGGACACCGGCATCGAACTGTCCGAGGTCACCCGTGAGCACCTCGGCTCGTGCGATCGCATCACGGTGACCGAGAACGACACGACGATCGTCGGTGGTCACGGCGATCCGAAACTCGTCGAGGCGCGCATCTCGCAGCTCGAGACCCAGCTCCACCGGGCCCGCATCGACGCCGACCAGGACGCGCTGCAGCTACGGTTGGCGCGCCTGACCGGCAGTGTCGCGGTCATCAAGGTCGGCGGCGCCACCAGCGTCGAACTCAAGGAACGGATGCTGCGGGTCGAGGACGCACTCGCCGCGACCCGTGCGGCACTCGAGGAGGGTGTCGTCGCCGGTGGGGGCACGGCCCTCGGGCAGGCCCACCGGGCACTGGCCGACCTCGATCTTCCCGGCGACGAAGCGGTAGGACGTGATGTCGTGCGACGGGCGCTCGCCGAGCCGATGCGCCGCATCGCCATCAATGCGGGCTTCGACGGTGACCAGGTCGCCGAGGTCGTCGAGGGACTGCCGCTCGGTCACGGATTCAACGCCCTCACCGGTGAGTACGGCGATATGTTCGACGAGGGCGTAATCGATCCGTTCAAGGTCACGCGGGCGGCCTTCGAGAGTGCGGCCTCGATCGCGGCCCTGCTCATCACCACCGAGACCGCCGTGGTCGAGGAGGTCATGGGCCACCCCGGGGCGATCCACGCGCCCGGCTTCGGCGACCTCGCCGAAGGCATGATCCGCCCGTCGAACATCTACTGA
- a CDS encoding NAD(P)-dependent alcohol dehydrogenase, protein MKAVQVVGYHTKLQLTEVPEPKIEGPLDVIVRIGGAGVCRTDIHILEGQWAEKSGVELPYTIGHENAGWVHAVGDAVTNVAVGDKVILHPLITCGQCRACRSGDDVHCENNAFPGIDTNGGYAEYLKTTSRSVVRIDDSLEPADVAALADAGLTAYHAVAKAAKVLRPGDTCVMIGAGGLGHIGIQVLKAISAATLVVVDRNPDATALAAEIGADHAIVADGTHVQQVLDLTGGNGAEAVVDFVGEGGATKEGVAMLRRAGNYYVVGYGENIDVPTIDVISTEINFIGNLVGSYNNLQDLMVLAAQGKVTLHTTKYPLDQFQQAIDDLDAGRVRGRAILVPGS, encoded by the coding sequence ATGAAGGCCGTGCAGGTCGTGGGGTACCACACCAAACTCCAGCTCACCGAGGTCCCGGAACCGAAGATCGAAGGGCCGCTCGATGTGATCGTCCGCATCGGCGGGGCCGGCGTGTGCCGCACCGACATCCACATCCTCGAAGGGCAGTGGGCCGAGAAGAGCGGCGTCGAACTGCCGTACACGATCGGTCACGAGAACGCCGGCTGGGTGCACGCGGTGGGTGATGCGGTCACGAACGTCGCGGTGGGCGACAAGGTGATCCTGCACCCGCTGATCACGTGCGGTCAGTGCCGCGCGTGCCGCTCCGGTGACGACGTCCACTGCGAGAACAATGCCTTCCCCGGCATCGATACGAACGGCGGCTACGCCGAATACCTGAAGACGACCTCCCGCAGCGTCGTCCGGATCGACGACTCTCTCGAACCCGCGGACGTCGCCGCTCTCGCCGACGCCGGATTGACGGCCTACCACGCTGTTGCCAAGGCCGCGAAGGTACTTCGCCCCGGCGACACCTGCGTGATGATCGGCGCCGGTGGTCTCGGGCACATCGGCATCCAGGTGCTGAAGGCGATCTCGGCGGCCACGCTCGTCGTCGTCGACCGCAATCCGGACGCGACGGCGCTCGCGGCCGAGATCGGCGCCGACCACGCGATCGTCGCCGACGGCACGCACGTGCAGCAGGTCCTCGACCTCACCGGCGGCAACGGCGCGGAGGCCGTCGTCGACTTCGTGGGTGAAGGCGGCGCCACGAAGGAAGGCGTGGCGATGCTGCGGCGCGCCGGCAACTACTACGTCGTCGGCTACGGCGAGAACATCGACGTGCCCACCATCGACGTCATCTCGACGGAGATCAACTTCATCGGAAATCTCGTCGGCTCCTACAACAACCTGCAGGACCTGATGGTCCTTGCCGCGCAAGGCAAGGTCACGCTCCACACCACGAAGTACCCGCTCGACCAGTTCCAGCAGGCCATCGACGATCTCGACGCCGGTCGCGTACGCGGCCGCGCGATCCTCGTCCCCGGCTCCTGA
- a CDS encoding iron-sulfur cluster assembly protein: MTTEPVTADDVLGALSDVVDPELDEPITDLGFVRSVVLDDEGVTVHLRLPTAFCSPNFAYLMASDAQDVLEAVEGIGHVRILLDDHHDSHKINSGLAANAGYRGTFGVEAVDSLEDLRRIFLRKAHLAALERCIEALLRDTSVTLDDIGSLTLSDIPPGRYRSALIRRRLALGLTLCPAGRVFVDDEGRTIPAENIPMRLRFAKSVRISMEGNSHFCRGLLATRYSDDDGAAVPQIVDARSTSPVPVRRVS; encoded by the coding sequence ATGACCACCGAACCGGTGACGGCCGACGACGTCCTGGGGGCGTTGTCGGACGTCGTCGACCCCGAACTGGACGAACCCATCACCGATCTCGGGTTCGTCCGTTCGGTGGTCCTCGACGACGAGGGTGTCACCGTGCACCTGCGTCTGCCCACCGCCTTCTGCTCCCCCAACTTCGCGTACCTGATGGCCTCGGATGCGCAGGACGTGCTCGAGGCAGTGGAAGGGATCGGGCACGTACGGATCCTGCTCGACGATCACCACGACAGCCACAAGATCAACAGTGGTCTCGCGGCGAATGCGGGATATCGGGGCACCTTCGGGGTCGAGGCCGTCGACAGCCTCGAGGATCTGCGCCGCATCTTCCTGCGCAAGGCGCACCTCGCAGCACTCGAACGCTGCATCGAGGCGCTGCTCCGCGATACGTCCGTCACCCTCGACGACATCGGGTCGCTCACGCTGAGCGACATCCCGCCGGGCCGGTACCGGTCCGCTCTGATCCGGCGACGTCTGGCCCTCGGCCTGACGTTGTGCCCGGCCGGCCGGGTCTTCGTCGACGACGAGGGCAGAACCATTCCGGCCGAGAATATTCCGATGCGACTGCGGTTCGCGAAGTCCGTGCGCATTTCCATGGAAGGCAATTCCCATTTCTGCCGGGGCCTGCTCGCCACCCGTTATTCCGACGACGACGGGGCGGCGGTCCCGCAGATCGTCGACGCCCGATCAACTTCGCCCGTTCCCGTCAGGAGAGTGTCATGA
- a CDS encoding amidohydrolase family protein, giving the protein MYTKDDENYFIVDAHVHIWDARPSNLKNIHGQQFIDCFYDYHKNLSPQEEVWDFDTYAYYGSERFMKDLFVDGYVDHAIFQATLLSEFYKTGFGQTQECLELTRKHPGKLTYNHAYDPRHEEAGLEQLRRDAESMNLQGVKLYTAEWFGDSRGYKLDDKWSRRYLEECIELGIKNIHVHKGPTIRPLDRDAFDVADVDKVATDYTDLRFIVEHVGLPRLEDFCWIATQESNVYGGLAVAIPFIHTRPRYFAQIIGELMYWIGEDKILFSSDYALWTPRWLIEKFVDFQIPEDMTEYAPLTTDQKKKILGLNAAALYDIDVPAELRLPEPAGQEGVEVAAGAQEAVSS; this is encoded by the coding sequence ATGTACACCAAGGACGACGAGAACTACTTCATCGTTGATGCTCACGTACACATCTGGGACGCACGACCTTCCAACCTGAAGAACATCCACGGTCAGCAGTTCATCGACTGCTTCTACGACTACCACAAGAACCTCAGCCCGCAGGAGGAGGTGTGGGACTTCGACACCTACGCCTATTACGGCAGCGAGAGGTTCATGAAGGACCTGTTCGTCGACGGCTACGTCGACCACGCGATCTTCCAGGCGACCTTGCTGAGCGAGTTCTACAAGACCGGTTTCGGGCAGACGCAGGAGTGCCTCGAGCTCACCCGCAAGCATCCCGGCAAGCTCACCTACAACCACGCCTACGATCCTCGCCACGAGGAGGCCGGCCTCGAACAGCTCCGTCGTGACGCCGAGAGCATGAACCTCCAGGGCGTCAAGCTCTACACTGCCGAATGGTTCGGCGACTCACGCGGATACAAGCTCGACGACAAGTGGTCGCGCCGGTACCTCGAGGAGTGCATCGAACTGGGCATCAAGAACATCCACGTCCACAAGGGCCCGACCATCCGGCCCCTCGATCGGGATGCCTTCGACGTCGCCGACGTCGACAAGGTGGCGACCGACTACACGGATCTGCGGTTCATCGTCGAACACGTGGGTCTGCCCCGCCTCGAGGACTTCTGCTGGATCGCGACGCAGGAGTCCAATGTGTACGGCGGTCTGGCCGTGGCGATTCCGTTCATCCACACCCGCCCGCGTTATTTCGCGCAGATCATCGGCGAGTTGATGTACTGGATCGGAGAGGACAAGATCCTGTTCTCGAGCGACTACGCACTGTGGACACCGCGGTGGCTGATCGAGAAGTTCGTCGATTTCCAGATCCCCGAGGACATGACCGAGTACGCGCCGCTGACGACCGACCAGAAGAAGAAGATCCTCGGCCTCAACGCCGCCGCACTGTACGACATCGACGTGCCGGCCGAATTGCGGCTTCCCGAACCGGCCGGGCAGGAAGGGGTCGAGGTCGCCGCGGGAGCGCAGGAAGCGGTGTCGTCATGA
- the mimD gene encoding propane 2-monooxygenase effector subunit MimD, giving the protein MSMNFGSSTEFSNKCGVTLMNTPIGRVVADVMGAKDGVELTEYPSMIRVDGTKLLEFDYDELTDALGSEFDGSVFEEISSTHYGRMVHLDDKTMLFASPEDAAEYIGFDLTAP; this is encoded by the coding sequence GTGAGCATGAATTTCGGATCCTCCACCGAGTTCTCCAACAAGTGCGGAGTGACGCTCATGAACACTCCGATCGGACGGGTCGTCGCCGACGTGATGGGCGCCAAGGACGGAGTGGAACTGACGGAGTACCCCTCGATGATCCGCGTCGACGGCACGAAGCTGCTCGAATTCGACTACGACGAGCTCACCGACGCTCTCGGCAGCGAGTTCGACGGTTCCGTCTTCGAGGAGATCAGCTCGACCCATTACGGACGCATGGTGCATCTCGACGACAAGACCATGTTGTTCGCCAGCCCCGAGGATGCCGCCGAGTACATCGGCTTCGACCTCACCGCGCCCTAG
- a CDS encoding aromatic/alkene monooxygenase hydroxylase subunit beta, giving the protein MTATAEPQRRSFPRIEFTDAEAGALEFPSSKSRTYNYYKPAKLRATTYEDVTVDVQPDPERHLSQGWIYGFGNGPGGYPKEWTIAKSSDWHQFRDPNEEWDQSIYRNNAAVVRQVDLCLKNAKRARAYEVWNTPWLTFIARNLGAWMHAENGLGLHVFTSIQRSGPTNMINTAVAVNAAHKLRFAQDLALFNLDLSESGVPFDGSAHKEVWQSAPEWQATREVVERLTAVGDWCELLFATNIVFEQLVGSLFRSELIMQIAARNGDYITPTIVGTGEHDYDRDLAYTRALYRMLTRDEEFGEANKEVFATWMSTWVPRCIEAARSLQPIWSQPSDKAVTFASSFESAQSKFRSLLEEIGLEAPKELDQ; this is encoded by the coding sequence ATGACCGCCACTGCAGAGCCCCAGCGGCGCAGTTTTCCGCGCATCGAGTTCACCGATGCCGAGGCCGGCGCCCTGGAGTTCCCGAGTTCGAAGAGCCGCACCTACAACTACTACAAGCCGGCGAAGCTGCGGGCGACGACCTACGAGGACGTCACCGTCGACGTGCAACCCGACCCGGAGCGGCACCTGAGCCAGGGCTGGATCTACGGCTTCGGCAACGGCCCCGGCGGCTACCCGAAGGAATGGACGATCGCGAAATCGTCGGACTGGCACCAATTCCGGGATCCCAACGAGGAATGGGACCAGTCGATCTACCGCAACAACGCGGCGGTCGTCCGGCAGGTGGACCTGTGCCTGAAGAACGCGAAACGAGCACGCGCGTACGAGGTCTGGAACACCCCCTGGTTGACGTTCATCGCGCGGAACCTCGGCGCCTGGATGCACGCCGAGAACGGTCTGGGACTGCACGTGTTCACCTCGATCCAGCGGTCCGGCCCGACCAATATGATCAACACCGCGGTGGCGGTCAACGCAGCGCACAAGCTGCGCTTCGCGCAGGATCTGGCGCTGTTCAATCTCGACCTCTCCGAATCCGGTGTGCCGTTCGACGGGTCGGCGCACAAGGAGGTCTGGCAGTCCGCTCCCGAATGGCAGGCCACCCGCGAGGTCGTCGAACGGCTGACGGCGGTCGGCGACTGGTGCGAACTGCTGTTCGCCACCAACATCGTCTTCGAACAGCTGGTGGGCTCGCTCTTCCGATCCGAACTGATCATGCAGATCGCCGCGCGGAACGGCGACTACATCACGCCGACGATCGTCGGCACCGGAGAGCACGATTACGACCGCGATCTCGCCTACACGCGGGCCCTGTACCGGATGCTCACGCGCGACGAGGAATTCGGCGAAGCCAACAAGGAGGTGTTCGCCACCTGGATGAGCACGTGGGTGCCTCGCTGCATCGAAGCGGCACGATCGCTGCAGCCGATCTGGTCGCAGCCGTCCGACAAGGCGGTCACCTTCGCCTCGAGTTTCGAATCCGCCCAGTCCAAGTTCCGATCCCTGCTCGAGGAGATCGGCCTGGAAGCACCGAAGGAGCTGGACCAGTGA